A genomic region of Thermoplasmataceae archaeon contains the following coding sequences:
- the purS gene encoding phosphoribosylformylglycinamidine synthase subunit PurS encodes MPRVRVEIEYLEGVEDPESETILRNLKIIGFENLSSVRISKSFEFNINGNRDDALLSVKEIADKLLYNPVIQRFKIVETSD; translated from the coding sequence ATGCCCAGGGTCAGAGTGGAAATTGAGTACCTCGAAGGTGTTGAGGATCCGGAATCAGAAACTATTTTGAGAAACCTGAAAATAATAGGTTTCGAAAACCTGTCCAGTGTCAGGATATCTAAATCATTTGAGTTCAATATCAATGGTAACAGGGATGATGCTCTGCTTTCAGTGAAAGAGATTGCTGACAAACTACTATACAATCCAGTTATTCAGAGATTCAAAATTGTAGAGACTAGTGATTGA
- a CDS encoding nucleotide exchange factor GrpE: MQTSHSADSSILQPLENDIESSSANRLKSAENRLRRVREELKKARTEAERYRDMFIRERADAENLVKAKDREISSTKKTASANLMKNILPVLDSMDSAIQSSEANSGLIPIRDQALSLLGSSGLEPIKSVGEPFNPYLHEVVATTKEGEDGRVVVEVQKGYKLNGEVLRYAKVIVSKRE; this comes from the coding sequence ATGCAAACGTCCCATTCAGCCGATTCTTCTATTCTGCAACCCTTGGAGAACGATATAGAATCCAGTTCCGCGAATCGCCTGAAGTCAGCTGAAAACAGACTCAGGAGGGTGAGGGAAGAATTGAAGAAAGCTAGAACAGAGGCCGAAAGGTACAGAGATATGTTTATCAGGGAAAGGGCAGACGCCGAAAATCTTGTCAAGGCCAAGGATAGGGAGATTTCTTCAACCAAAAAGACCGCTTCTGCAAACCTGATGAAGAATATACTGCCGGTTCTTGATTCCATGGACTCAGCTATCCAGTCGTCTGAGGCAAACAGTGGATTGATTCCTATCAGGGATCAAGCTCTTAGCCTTCTTGGTTCATCTGGACTGGAGCCGATAAAGTCAGTGGGTGAACCTTTTAACCCTTATTTGCATGAGGTCGTTGCGACCACCAAAGAAGGCGAAGACGGGAGGGTGGTTGTGGAAGTGCAGAAAGGATACAAGCTGAACGGAGAAGTTCTTCGCTATGCAAAGGTAATAGTTTCAAAGAGGGAATAA
- a CDS encoding dihydroneopterin aldolase family protein, with amino-acid sequence MHDPAASYFKCTERERAIFEAGIKLGTVYHQYVGVPINLSNIKSLENAIRESVMVQPFVESAEVKIDLEMVKKRQGVYKYITLSGEMLNVGLEIKYGDSSIRARLEYIEEMDYPLMHLDG; translated from the coding sequence ATGCACGACCCCGCCGCCAGTTATTTTAAATGTACGGAACGGGAGAGAGCCATATTTGAAGCGGGGATAAAACTCGGCACTGTATACCACCAGTATGTTGGTGTTCCGATTAATCTCAGCAATATCAAGTCATTGGAGAACGCCATCAGGGAAAGTGTGATGGTACAGCCATTCGTGGAAAGCGCCGAAGTTAAAATTGACCTTGAGATGGTAAAAAAAAGGCAGGGAGTGTATAAATACATAACCCTCTCCGGTGAAATGTTGAACGTGGGCCTTGAAATCAAGTATGGGGATTCCTCTATTAGGGCTAGGCTCGAATATATTGAGGAAATGGACTATCCGCTCATGCATCTGGATGGTTGA
- a CDS encoding 3'-5' exonuclease has product MDRPNSFRFLKPLFQSMKDPRVISIDLETLIDSQQDFLNDERIIAISLSYSVPSPRTEVFVAKDESEMSERDILNKMDNFLGSYQPNVIIGYNQTGYDIPLIQTKLRKLSYADQLWNFKYYSGTSIIIDMMYIIAEDLEAEGDFKLRKLRDVVSHPRYAHLNLNRKKDNVIIEGMNVGQAIRHLWKNDPVKFLEYCKGDTEDVLNIFYYLFYRQII; this is encoded by the coding sequence ATGGACAGGCCGAACTCGTTTAGATTTCTTAAGCCATTGTTTCAGTCAATGAAAGACCCAAGGGTTATTTCAATTGATCTTGAAACCCTGATTGATTCCCAACAGGATTTTCTGAACGATGAGAGGATTATCGCGATATCTCTCAGTTACAGTGTGCCTTCACCCAGAACTGAGGTTTTCGTTGCCAAGGATGAGTCAGAAATGTCGGAGAGAGACATATTGAACAAAATGGACAACTTTCTGGGAAGTTATCAGCCAAACGTGATCATTGGATACAATCAAACAGGTTACGACATACCTCTGATTCAAACCAAGCTGAGGAAGCTGTCTTACGCGGATCAATTATGGAATTTCAAATATTATTCCGGGACGTCAATCATAATAGATATGATGTATATCATAGCTGAAGACCTTGAGGCGGAGGGGGATTTCAAGCTTCGGAAATTAAGGGATGTCGTTTCACACCCAAGGTATGCGCATCTCAATCTAAACCGCAAAAAAGACAACGTGATTATTGAAGGTATGAATGTAGGCCAGGCCATCAGGCACCTCTGGAAGAACGATCCAGTGAAGTTCCTTGAATACTGCAAAGGAGATACTGAAGATGTTCTGAATATTTTTTATTACCTGTTTTATAGGCAGATCATCTGA
- a CDS encoding geranylgeranylglyceryl/heptaprenylglyceryl phosphate synthase, which yields MKVYEEIKKRIAKGKVHMTLIDPASQDPVKSAVIAEEAERAGSDFIMVGGSTDINIDAMDQCVDHIKKHTSLKTILFPGSSSMVSKQADAIYFMSLMNSTDPDFIVRHQMKASCFLKETGLEAIPMGYLIFEPGMTVGKVGKAELLRGDDYKLALSYSLAAQFFGMKLMYFEAGSGANSHVPASLISKVRPGIDLPLIVGGGIRSPEAASIVSKAGADIVVTGTVTEKSDKVYDILEPIISAIKA from the coding sequence ATGAAAGTTTATGAAGAGATAAAAAAACGTATAGCAAAAGGGAAGGTTCACATGACGCTTATCGATCCCGCTTCACAGGATCCCGTAAAATCAGCTGTCATAGCGGAAGAGGCCGAACGGGCTGGCAGCGACTTCATCATGGTAGGAGGTTCTACCGATATCAATATAGACGCGATGGATCAATGCGTTGATCACATTAAGAAGCATACAAGCCTGAAGACCATTCTATTTCCTGGTTCCTCAAGTATGGTCTCAAAACAGGCAGATGCTATATATTTCATGTCTCTGATGAACTCCACAGATCCAGATTTCATCGTGAGGCATCAGATGAAAGCATCATGCTTCCTGAAAGAGACAGGACTTGAAGCCATTCCCATGGGTTATCTTATTTTTGAGCCTGGAATGACCGTAGGAAAGGTGGGGAAAGCTGAGCTTCTGCGTGGAGATGATTACAAACTTGCGCTATCGTATTCACTTGCTGCACAGTTCTTCGGTATGAAACTTATGTATTTTGAAGCTGGAAGCGGTGCTAATAGCCATGTACCAGCATCTCTCATATCTAAGGTCCGGCCCGGTATTGATTTACCGCTCATCGTGGGAGGCGGCATAAGATCACCAGAAGCTGCAAGCATTGTTTCTAAAGCCGGAGCAGATATTGTTGTTACTGGTACAGTGACGGAAAAATCAGACAAAGTGTACGATATCCTTGAACCCATTATTTCTGCCATAAAAGCCTAG
- a CDS encoding UbiA family prenyltransferase, with the protein MNSWIRILRPINGVMGLVATWISGFIGVGYRLPYYFIALLIASISVFLVTSAGNVLNDILDQDTDKINHPNRPIPSGEISIKSAKMYSTALFIIPFVIIIPGTVTGIYSVFVPIIVLLAELLLISYETRTKNIGLWGNATVSVLVGLIFIYGGVSVGAIAPMVILFVLAALSNFSREVIKDIEDMGGDSDRITFPKKHGVRMASTVATSSIVIAVVISVFPFLLGIFPYPYLVVVLVADIIFLFSVHKIPENPKRSQTYSKYAMITALVAYVVGAIALEFISSVSLISISW; encoded by the coding sequence ATGAATAGCTGGATAAGAATACTCAGACCAATAAACGGCGTCATGGGGCTCGTCGCGACGTGGATTTCTGGATTCATTGGCGTTGGGTACAGATTGCCTTACTACTTTATTGCTCTACTGATTGCATCGATATCAGTCTTTCTTGTTACCTCTGCTGGGAACGTGCTGAACGATATCCTTGACCAAGATACAGATAAAATAAACCATCCGAACAGACCGATCCCCTCTGGCGAAATATCAATTAAAAGTGCGAAAATGTATTCTACAGCTCTATTCATAATTCCGTTCGTAATTATCATTCCAGGTACGGTCACAGGTATCTACTCTGTATTTGTACCTATTATAGTGCTGTTAGCAGAGTTGCTCCTTATTTCCTATGAAACGAGGACAAAAAACATAGGGCTGTGGGGAAATGCCACGGTTAGCGTCCTTGTCGGCCTTATTTTTATTTATGGAGGAGTTTCCGTGGGAGCGATTGCACCCATGGTAATTCTTTTCGTCCTTGCGGCACTTTCCAATTTCTCCCGTGAGGTAATAAAAGACATAGAAGACATGGGAGGTGACTCAGACAGAATTACATTTCCAAAGAAGCATGGCGTTAGGATGGCTTCCACAGTTGCAACTTCCAGCATTGTCATCGCGGTCGTCATTTCGGTGTTCCCCTTCCTTCTTGGGATTTTCCCATATCCCTATCTTGTGGTTGTTCTGGTTGCGGATATCATCTTTTTATTTTCAGTGCACAAGATACCAGAAAACCCTAAGAGAAGCCAGACATATAGTAAATATGCAATGATTACAGCTCTTGTTGCGTATGTGGTTGGTGCCATCGCCCTGGAGTTCATTTCAAGTGTTAGCCTCATTTCCATCAGCTGGTGA
- the dnaJ gene encoding molecular chaperone DnaJ yields MPKDYYQTLGVDRNATQDEIKKAFRALARKYHPDMNPTDKKAAEEKFKEIGEAYEVLSDENKRRMYDQTGSADFGGGSSNFTWENFSHFNDFEDIFSRIFGGSFGGSQGFGGFGNFAQQEPELDMALRMTVSMEEAYHGSKKEVRYRRNAPCETCKGTGAKDGKLKTCETCGGTGQQRVIQGQGFFKMVTVTTCRTCNGRGKIPVEPCPVCKGSGTIVKNESFEVNVPPGARDGLRIRFKGKGQSQNGYVGDLYIIISVRPENGITRKDDDLYMIREISFPEAALGTEIEINIYGDKHSLQVPAGTQPGEIIKIRNAGMPHMSNKGSGDLFVQVNVAVPKHLSTKQKEIISQLMEETDKKHFWAR; encoded by the coding sequence ATGCCTAAGGACTATTATCAAACACTCGGGGTGGATCGCAATGCGACCCAGGATGAGATAAAAAAAGCATTCAGGGCACTCGCAAGAAAGTACCATCCCGATATGAATCCAACAGATAAGAAAGCAGCAGAAGAAAAGTTCAAGGAAATTGGGGAAGCTTATGAGGTCCTCTCAGACGAGAACAAAAGACGGATGTACGATCAGACCGGCAGTGCAGACTTTGGTGGGGGCTCCTCCAATTTCACGTGGGAGAACTTCAGTCACTTTAATGATTTCGAGGACATATTCAGCAGGATCTTCGGAGGAAGCTTTGGTGGATCCCAGGGCTTTGGCGGCTTCGGTAATTTTGCCCAGCAGGAACCGGAACTCGACATGGCCCTCAGGATGACAGTGAGTATGGAAGAGGCATACCATGGGTCTAAGAAAGAAGTGAGATACAGGAGAAACGCCCCATGCGAGACCTGCAAGGGCACAGGTGCGAAGGACGGAAAACTGAAAACGTGTGAGACCTGTGGCGGTACAGGACAGCAGAGGGTTATACAAGGTCAGGGATTCTTCAAGATGGTTACCGTTACTACGTGCAGGACCTGCAATGGGAGAGGGAAAATACCAGTTGAACCATGCCCAGTCTGCAAGGGATCCGGTACGATTGTCAAAAATGAGAGCTTCGAGGTAAATGTCCCTCCCGGAGCAAGAGATGGATTGAGAATAAGGTTTAAGGGGAAGGGGCAGTCTCAGAACGGTTATGTCGGTGATCTCTATATCATAATTTCAGTCAGACCGGAGAATGGAATCACAAGAAAGGATGATGATTTGTACATGATAAGGGAGATTAGTTTTCCTGAGGCGGCCCTGGGAACAGAGATCGAGATCAACATATATGGTGATAAACATAGTTTACAAGTTCCAGCAGGTACACAGCCCGGCGAAATCATAAAAATTAGAAATGCTGGAATGCCGCACATGAGTAATAAGGGATCAGGGGACCTTTTTGTGCAGGTAAATGTCGCAGTACCTAAGCACCTGTCAACAAAACAGAAGGAAATTATTTCCCAACTAATGGAAGAAACAGATAAAAAGCATTTCTGGGCGCGTTAA
- a CDS encoding N2,N2-dimethylguanosine tRNA methyltransferase — MIIDEESARINVPDNFTRNGPGKKMPGFYNRTQKLNRDLSVLFVKSVKPEKSLDAFGGTGVRGIRLALETPTEVVITEQNPIAYKYVTENITLNNLTVKAYNCGFQDACNNEIFDYIDIDPYGTVVPYTDFAVNSVRPGGYIGFTATDLSPLTGSVIMKTRRRYGAFIQNDVFRHEMGLRLLISYIIKRAAVFDRAAYPLISFWNSHFYRLFFRIEKGTEKTDRLLDQIGTVNKSKLLWNKYRDIEEGPVWTGHLNDGDLIFSMTRDSKNMENRELRKYLDLMGSEDKSLLFWDLTRISQDKHVETPKVNSVVQKLNDLGIDAGRTEFSSTGIKARCKIEDIYSVF; from the coding sequence TTGATAATAGACGAGGAATCGGCGCGTATAAATGTACCAGACAACTTTACGAGAAATGGGCCTGGAAAGAAGATGCCAGGATTCTATAACAGGACTCAGAAACTGAATCGGGATTTGTCCGTACTCTTTGTTAAATCTGTGAAGCCAGAGAAATCGCTGGATGCCTTTGGTGGAACAGGCGTTCGTGGGATACGGCTCGCCCTTGAAACACCAACTGAAGTCGTGATAACGGAACAGAATCCTATTGCTTACAAATACGTGACCGAGAACATAACGCTGAATAACTTAACGGTGAAAGCATATAATTGCGGGTTTCAGGATGCTTGCAACAACGAAATATTCGATTATATTGACATTGACCCGTATGGAACGGTAGTGCCTTATACTGATTTTGCAGTAAATTCTGTAAGGCCGGGAGGTTATATAGGCTTCACTGCAACTGATTTGAGCCCGCTGACAGGTTCTGTAATCATGAAAACAAGAAGAAGATATGGCGCGTTTATTCAGAATGATGTTTTTCGACACGAGATGGGGCTGAGACTGCTTATCTCGTATATAATAAAAAGAGCTGCAGTATTTGACAGGGCAGCATACCCTCTGATCTCATTCTGGAACTCCCATTTTTATCGCCTTTTTTTCCGGATCGAGAAGGGCACAGAGAAGACTGACAGGCTTCTGGACCAGATAGGAACCGTGAACAAGAGCAAACTACTCTGGAACAAATATCGTGATATTGAAGAAGGACCCGTGTGGACGGGACACCTCAATGACGGGGACTTAATCTTTAGCATGACCAGGGATTCAAAGAATATGGAGAACAGGGAACTGCGGAAATATCTGGATCTTATGGGAAGCGAGGATAAATCCCTCCTTTTCTGGGACCTCACGCGAATTTCCCAGGATAAGCATGTGGAGACCCCGAAGGTCAATTCAGTAGTGCAGAAATTGAATGACCTTGGGATTGACGCCGGAAGAACTGAGTTCTCGAGCACTGGTATCAAGGCAAGATGCAAAATTGAAGACATTTATTCTGTTTTTTAG
- a CDS encoding DUF87 domain-containing protein, translating to MEFRYLLDGPQIKIENNHAIITLADSDYGSPFLYCTLLEAANVQASIAVETKKIADNNSDKLLKRLHASRRSEMRYVEKRDRSRYLKLSRHAEALEKMLKKSVSGLKIYDIRFRLVVTANHPVKLSHIVSRILESTKYIGLFFKLEKNMSRNDVVALLPPYTSEKYGYIMDSQSLSSMLPIHFEQIPNKTGIIFGVDDISEKPVIIDIFSENSYNVLLFGESGSGKSFLSKLIIRRSLVRGNAEHVLIIDPLGEYGSLSAAANPSTVSVGKGDYIDPLRLSGGSVDSADAVLSMLIQFDNHIEEDSAPLRRDLINYLKTCSSCCFTGFVEYLKRSGASYYSVTAIERLASNVLIREVPLNINGSITIIRTPQFVDRSNEASVVSVLVSLFSAISSLPGRKIVAIDEAHIFLGNEACSVIMDMIVRHSRHYNTSVMSLTQNPDDFFLNPRSHSILLNSSKVFGFRTKSENISNYSISGADRVREVDFKNLMGGRNDAYSQCLLFSDGRVRKLRILCTEKEKSVIDEKKA from the coding sequence GTGGAGTTTCGTTACTTACTGGATGGTCCGCAAATCAAGATTGAAAATAACCATGCCATAATTACTCTGGCTGACTCAGATTACGGTTCGCCTTTTCTTTATTGCACGCTGCTTGAGGCAGCAAATGTTCAGGCTAGTATAGCTGTCGAAACAAAAAAAATAGCGGATAATAACTCTGATAAGTTGCTCAAGAGGTTGCACGCTTCAAGAAGGTCAGAGATGAGATATGTTGAGAAGAGGGACAGATCAAGATATCTGAAGTTGTCAAGGCATGCAGAAGCCCTTGAGAAAATGCTAAAAAAATCTGTCAGTGGTCTGAAAATATACGATATCAGGTTTCGACTGGTTGTAACTGCTAATCATCCTGTGAAACTCTCACATATTGTTTCAAGGATACTGGAGTCAACGAAATATATTGGACTCTTTTTTAAGCTAGAAAAGAATATGTCACGAAATGACGTAGTTGCTCTGTTACCACCATACACGAGTGAGAAATATGGATATATTATGGATTCACAATCCCTTTCAAGCATGCTGCCAATTCATTTCGAGCAGATCCCGAATAAAACCGGAATAATTTTTGGTGTAGATGATATTAGTGAAAAGCCCGTTATAATTGATATTTTCAGCGAAAATTCTTACAATGTCCTGCTATTTGGCGAGTCTGGGTCGGGCAAGTCATTTTTGTCAAAGCTGATCATCCGTCGATCTCTAGTCAGGGGAAACGCGGAACATGTCCTGATTATAGACCCATTAGGGGAATATGGTTCTCTTTCCGCAGCAGCCAATCCATCTACGGTGAGTGTCGGTAAGGGAGATTATATTGATCCGCTTAGGTTATCCGGAGGCAGCGTGGATTCTGCTGATGCTGTACTATCCATGTTGATACAGTTTGATAATCATATAGAAGAAGACTCTGCACCTTTGAGGAGAGATCTAATCAACTATCTGAAAACCTGTTCTTCCTGCTGTTTTACCGGTTTCGTAGAATATCTGAAACGTTCTGGAGCGTCATATTATTCTGTGACAGCAATAGAAAGACTCGCAAGCAATGTGTTGATAAGGGAAGTTCCCCTGAATATAAATGGTTCAATAACCATCATCAGGACTCCGCAATTTGTTGACAGGTCAAACGAGGCATCCGTTGTTTCCGTTCTTGTTTCGTTATTTTCCGCTATATCTTCTCTGCCAGGCAGGAAAATTGTGGCTATCGACGAAGCACACATATTTCTTGGCAATGAAGCCTGTTCGGTTATAATGGACATGATCGTCCGGCACTCAAGGCACTATAACACTTCAGTAATGAGTCTCACGCAGAATCCGGATGACTTTTTTCTCAATCCGCGATCCCATTCTATTCTGCTTAACAGTTCTAAGGTTTTTGGATTCAGAACCAAATCAGAGAACATTTCAAATTACTCAATTTCTGGAGCAGACAGAGTGCGTGAGGTAGATTTCAAAAACCTCATGGGAGGCAGGAATGATGCATATTCACAGTGCCTGCTGTTCTCTGATGGACGCGTAAGAAAATTGAGAATACTCTGTACAGAGAAGGAAAAATCTGTCATTGATGAAAAGAAAGCCTAG
- the dnaK gene encoding molecular chaperone DnaK: MSKIIGIDLGTSNSAAAVVISGKATIVPSAEGVSIGGKSFPSYVAFTKEGDLLVGEPAKRQALLNPEGTVYAAKRKMGSDYKFKVFGKEYTPQQISAFILQKIKRDAEAFLGETVSEAVITVPAYFDDNQRQATKDAGSIAGLNVKRIINEPTAASLAYGIDKQGKSEKILVFDLGGGTLDVTIMDFGEGVFEVVSTSGDTKLGGTDMDEAIINFLADDFKAREGIDLRNDKSAYIRLKDAAEKAKIELSSTLTSEINLPYITANQTGPKHLTYSLSRSKFEELIAPIIKRAEKPIDTALSSGKLSKDDLTRIILVGGPTRIPYVRKFLEDYFGRKIEGGVDPMECVAIGAALQGAVLSGDIKDIVLLDVTPLTLGIETLGGVVTPLIPANTTIPTKKSQTFTTAADMQTAVTIHVVQGERPMAADNVSLGMFNLNGIPPAPRGIPQIEVTFDIDANGIINVSAHDKGSGKKQSISISATNKLSKEEVEKMKKQAEEFAEQDKKKREEIETINSAETLVYTVEKTINENKEKLDSGDIKNVQDVLAEAKKAIAEKDMDKIKEISEKLTKSIQDIGTKLYQKQGPTEQAAGEAGKETSDQSTSGNEEPKQENIYDEEPKKA; this comes from the coding sequence ATGTCAAAAATAATAGGAATTGATTTAGGAACAAGCAACTCAGCAGCGGCTGTGGTCATTTCAGGAAAAGCGACCATAGTCCCGAGCGCAGAAGGTGTCTCGATTGGCGGAAAATCTTTCCCTAGCTACGTGGCTTTCACAAAGGAGGGAGATCTCCTTGTCGGAGAGCCAGCAAAGAGGCAGGCGCTCTTAAACCCTGAAGGTACGGTGTATGCTGCAAAGAGGAAAATGGGATCTGATTATAAGTTCAAAGTTTTCGGAAAGGAGTATACCCCGCAACAGATATCGGCATTCATTCTCCAGAAAATCAAGAGGGATGCGGAGGCTTTCCTGGGAGAAACTGTCAGCGAAGCAGTCATAACTGTCCCTGCATACTTTGACGACAACCAGAGACAGGCGACAAAAGACGCAGGATCCATCGCTGGCTTGAACGTAAAGAGGATTATAAATGAGCCAACCGCTGCTTCGCTGGCCTATGGAATAGACAAACAGGGGAAATCAGAAAAAATTCTTGTATTCGACCTTGGCGGCGGAACCCTAGATGTAACCATAATGGATTTTGGCGAAGGAGTCTTTGAAGTTGTTTCAACGTCAGGCGATACCAAGCTCGGTGGCACGGACATGGACGAAGCAATTATCAATTTTCTTGCGGATGATTTTAAGGCTAGGGAGGGCATCGACCTCAGGAATGACAAATCTGCATACATTAGGCTAAAGGACGCAGCGGAAAAAGCTAAGATAGAACTATCAAGCACGTTGACCTCTGAGATAAACCTGCCTTATATAACGGCAAACCAGACCGGCCCAAAACATCTCACATATAGCCTTTCAAGGTCGAAATTCGAAGAGTTAATCGCTCCAATTATCAAACGGGCAGAAAAACCGATTGACACGGCTCTTTCCTCAGGTAAACTTTCGAAGGATGATCTGACCAGGATAATACTCGTTGGGGGACCTACGAGGATTCCCTATGTGAGGAAGTTTCTGGAGGATTACTTTGGAAGAAAAATTGAAGGAGGGGTTGACCCCATGGAATGTGTCGCCATTGGCGCCGCCCTTCAGGGAGCTGTTCTTTCGGGTGACATAAAAGACATTGTGCTGCTGGATGTTACGCCACTTACCCTTGGAATTGAGACCCTGGGAGGAGTGGTTACGCCCCTTATTCCTGCCAATACAACGATCCCTACCAAGAAATCACAGACGTTCACAACAGCCGCAGACATGCAAACTGCGGTAACAATCCACGTTGTGCAGGGTGAAAGACCGATGGCAGCGGATAATGTATCGCTGGGGATGTTCAATCTCAACGGTATCCCACCCGCGCCAAGGGGAATACCCCAGATCGAGGTTACCTTTGATATTGATGCCAATGGTATAATCAACGTTTCTGCACATGATAAGGGATCGGGGAAAAAACAGAGCATCTCAATTTCAGCCACAAACAAACTTTCGAAGGAAGAAGTAGAAAAAATGAAGAAACAGGCGGAGGAGTTTGCAGAGCAGGACAAGAAGAAGAGGGAGGAGATTGAAACAATTAACTCCGCAGAAACCCTGGTTTACACCGTCGAGAAGACCATAAACGAGAACAAAGAGAAATTGGACAGCGGGGATATCAAGAATGTTCAGGATGTGCTGGCTGAAGCAAAGAAAGCAATAGCCGAAAAGGACATGGACAAGATTAAGGAGATTTCAGAGAAACTTACCAAGAGCATACAGGATATAGGTACCAAACTATATCAGAAGCAGGGACCGACAGAACAGGCTGCAGGAGAGGCGGGAAAGGAAACTTCGGACCAAAGTACTTCAGGGAATGAGGAACCGAAGCAGGAGAACATTTATGATGAGGAACCAAAAAAAGCGTAA
- a CDS encoding NTPase translates to MAVKVGITGPVGSIKADALRKIIDMLQKDGMEVQGLLVTEITDNSKLTGYSIFDIFTKKRAIFAEAGITSRVKIDKLGVDTRILEEILVPSLQKARENADVIVIDEIGKLENATKNVQKEIEETLKSTKPLIVTLHKKSRNPVLQEIRSLESIRVFDITPINRNIMPFKVLRVLKGEEGL, encoded by the coding sequence ATGGCAGTAAAAGTTGGAATAACGGGACCCGTGGGGTCAATAAAGGCGGATGCGCTGAGAAAGATCATTGATATGCTGCAGAAAGACGGAATGGAAGTTCAGGGATTGCTTGTCACGGAGATAACTGACAATTCAAAACTTACTGGATACTCAATTTTTGACATATTCACTAAGAAACGGGCAATTTTCGCTGAAGCTGGTATAACATCAAGAGTGAAGATCGACAAACTTGGCGTCGACACCAGAATTCTTGAGGAAATCCTTGTACCGAGCTTGCAGAAAGCTAGAGAAAATGCCGATGTAATTGTGATAGATGAGATAGGCAAGCTTGAAAACGCAACAAAGAATGTTCAGAAAGAAATAGAAGAAACCCTGAAGTCAACGAAGCCGCTTATAGTTACGCTTCATAAGAAGTCAAGAAATCCTGTTCTGCAGGAGATCAGGAGCCTGGAAAGCATAAGAGTTTTTGACATCACCCCAATCAATCGAAACATAATGCCTTTTAAGGTGCTACGCGTACTTAAGGGGGAAGAAGGACTCTAG